In Blautia wexlerae DSM 19850, a single window of DNA contains:
- a CDS encoding HPr family phosphocarrier protein translates to MTTANKTIKINDVEAAKKLVSAAVRCPFDIDIVFKGKIFIDAKSILGVLSLGVEEPLELKYDGYDEDFESVIAGLAC, encoded by the coding sequence ATGACAACAGCGAATAAGACAATTAAGATCAATGACGTGGAGGCAGCAAAGAAACTGGTCAGTGCGGCAGTCAGATGTCCATTTGATATTGATATTGTATTTAAAGGAAAAATTTTTATTGATGCCAAATCTATTCTCGGAGTATTAAGTCTTGGCGTGGAAGAACCTCTGGAACTTAAATATGATGGCTATGATGAAGATTTTGAATCAGTGATCGCAGGTCTGGCATGTTAA
- a CDS encoding DUF975 family protein, producing MTSRRELKNYAKQAMSGKYGILILAFVAVQALALISSMISSALFPGEETIDIVLSYAFTFILTLLINVVAAGMNYMYLNIARGKVYSLNDLFYFYRHHPDRVIVAGFFMAVLNLLTMLPYTIYSNANLPGEDASVEVLITWLYTGVVLMIVGMIVYQILVIPLEMTYYILSDKPELKSTEAMKESLEMMHGNFGRYLMLKISFIPLMFLSVFTFYIALLWIFPYMAMTEVMFYRDLTGELKVQKEEEERVARDYVNPMFDSYSQNEQPQEDQTHPQQFWSVTGDSSVASDENKEVPNNAASENTQDSLYGSVENNRTTQDNPYDSSESKEVQDSLQSQTIPEEEEDNEPKPWDEYFNSLK from the coding sequence ATGACATCGAGACGTGAATTAAAAAACTATGCGAAGCAGGCCATGTCAGGAAAATATGGGATACTGATCCTGGCATTTGTTGCAGTTCAGGCACTGGCTCTGATCAGCAGCATGATATCCTCGGCTTTATTTCCGGGAGAGGAAACAATTGATATTGTGCTGTCGTATGCATTTACATTTATTCTGACTCTGCTGATCAATGTGGTCGCGGCAGGTATGAATTATATGTATCTGAATATTGCCAGAGGGAAAGTATATTCATTAAATGACCTGTTTTATTTTTACAGACATCATCCGGACAGAGTGATCGTTGCCGGATTTTTTATGGCAGTACTGAATCTGCTTACCATGCTGCCCTATACGATTTACAGTAATGCGAATCTTCCGGGTGAAGATGCTTCTGTGGAGGTGCTGATCACCTGGCTGTATACAGGTGTTGTTCTGATGATCGTTGGAATGATTGTTTATCAGATTCTGGTTATTCCTCTGGAGATGACTTATTATATTCTGTCAGATAAGCCGGAATTGAAAAGTACAGAGGCTATGAAAGAGAGTCTGGAGATGATGCATGGAAACTTCGGAAGATATCTGATGCTGAAGATAAGCTTTATCCCATTGATGTTTCTTTCTGTTTTTACATTCTATATTGCACTCTTGTGGATATTTCCATATATGGCTATGACAGAAGTAATGTTCTATCGTGATCTGACAGGGGAGCTTAAAGTGCAGAAAGAGGAAGAAGAACGTGTGGCACGAGACTATGTGAATCCCATGTTTGACAGCTATTCACAGAACGAACAGCCACAGGAAGATCAGACGCATCCGCAGCAGTTCTGGAGTGTGACAGGTGATTCATCAGTGGCTTCGGATGAGAACAAAGAAGTGCCGAATAATGCAGCAAGTGAGAATACCCAGGATAGTTTGTATGGTTCTGTGGAAAATAATAGAACGACACAGGATAACCCATATGATTCTTCAGAGAGTAAAGAAGTACAGGACAGCCTGCAGAGTCAGACAATTCCGGAAGAGGAAGAAGATAACGAACCAAAACCATGGGATGAATACTTCAATAGCTTGAAATAA
- a CDS encoding mechanosensitive ion channel family protein — MEQEIQEAKSLYYSYKQYFSDYLPALTKLGLKVVMALLVFVGGRKVIQWFVSFIKKSMERASVDKGVIQFTGSLLRIVLYILLVFSIATHFGVKESSIAALLGTAGVTVGLALQGGLANIAGGIMLLIFKPFQVGDYIIIAQQNGCEGTVYKIEICYTTLISIDNKHIVIPNGTLSGSIITNVTARDLRKLEIKVGISYDSDIKKAKAILEEILHNDEDTKDDQGMVVFVDELGESAVVMGLRVWVATEKYWPARWRLNELIKEAFDANGIEIPYNQLQVHVKKQI; from the coding sequence TTGGAACAGGAAATTCAGGAGGCAAAAAGTTTATATTACAGCTATAAGCAGTATTTTTCAGACTATCTTCCGGCTTTGACGAAACTGGGGCTGAAAGTAGTAATGGCATTGCTGGTATTTGTGGGCGGGCGCAAAGTGATCCAGTGGTTTGTTTCTTTCATAAAGAAGTCCATGGAGCGTGCGTCTGTAGACAAAGGTGTGATCCAGTTTACAGGGTCGTTGTTGAGAATTGTACTTTACATTTTGCTGGTATTTAGCATTGCCACTCATTTTGGTGTAAAGGAATCCTCTATTGCAGCACTGCTTGGTACTGCCGGTGTAACGGTAGGTCTTGCATTGCAGGGCGGTCTTGCAAATATCGCAGGCGGGATCATGCTTCTGATCTTCAAACCATTTCAGGTGGGGGATTATATCATTATCGCACAGCAGAATGGGTGCGAAGGAACTGTATACAAAATAGAAATCTGTTATACAACTCTGATTTCCATAGATAACAAACACATTGTAATCCCAAATGGAACGCTGTCCGGCAGCATTATTACAAATGTAACTGCCAGAGATCTTCGTAAGCTGGAGATCAAAGTAGGAATTTCTTATGATTCAGACATTAAGAAAGCAAAAGCAATCCTGGAAGAAATCCTTCATAATGATGAAGATACAAAAGACGACCAGGGAATGGTGGTGTTTGTAGATGAGCTTGGAGAGAGCGCAGTGGTCATGGGCCTGCGTGTGTGGGTGGCTACGGAGAAATACTGGCCTGCCAGGTGGCGGCTTAATGAACTGATCAAAGAAGCATTTGATGCAAACGGAATTGAAATCCCGTACAATCAGTTACAGGTTCATGTGAAGAAACAGATATGA
- a CDS encoding Tex family protein — MDIIQVITQELKVEKWQVEAAVKLIDEGNTIPFISRYRKEATGSLNDEQLRALFERLTYLRNLEDKKNQVLKSIEDQGKLTEELKKQILDAQTLVVVEDLYRPYRPKRRTRATIAKEKGLEPLADIILLQMTDKPVEEEAKVYVSEEKGVKNVAEALNGAKDIIAERISDEADYRIYIRNLTTKNGSISSTAKNAETQSVYEMYYEFEEPVRKLAGHRILALNRGEKEKFITVKVNAPEEDILRYLNKRVIKKDNPNTTPILKAVVEDSYKRLIGPAIEREIRSDLTDKAEDGAIHVFGKNLEQLLMQPPIAGKVVLGWDPAFRTGCKLAVVDATGKVLDTTVVYPTAPTTEKKIRAAKDTVEGMIEKYGVSLISVGNGTACRESEQVIVDMLKEIPEKKVQYVITNEAGASVYSASKLATEEFPNFDVGQRSAASIARRVQDPLAELVKIDPKSIGVGQYQHDMNQKKLDEALSGVVEDSVNKVGVDLNTASASLLEYISGISKAIAKNIVAYREENGQFTDRKELLKVAKLGPKAFEQCAGFMRISGGKNPLDATSVHPESYEAASALLSKLGYKPNDVVAGNLLGLSLQVKDYKKMAAELGIGEITLRDIVKELEKPARDPRDDMPKPILRSDVLEMKDLKEGMVLKGTVRNVIDFGAFVDIGVHQDGLVHISEMTERFIKHPLEAVSVGDIVDVRVIGVDMKKKRISLSMKGLNK; from the coding sequence ATGGATATTATTCAGGTAATCACACAGGAATTGAAGGTGGAGAAATGGCAGGTAGAAGCCGCAGTCAAATTAATTGACGAAGGCAACACCATCCCATTCATTTCCCGATACAGAAAAGAAGCAACAGGTTCCCTTAATGATGAGCAGCTTCGTGCACTCTTTGAGAGACTGACGTATCTGAGAAATCTGGAAGATAAGAAGAATCAGGTATTAAAGAGCATCGAAGACCAGGGCAAGCTGACTGAGGAACTGAAGAAACAGATTCTGGATGCCCAGACACTGGTTGTAGTAGAGGACTTATACAGACCATATCGCCCGAAACGTCGTACCCGTGCGACAATTGCCAAAGAGAAAGGGCTGGAACCACTGGCAGATATCATTCTTCTGCAGATGACAGACAAGCCGGTAGAAGAGGAAGCCAAGGTATACGTCTCCGAAGAAAAGGGTGTTAAGAATGTTGCAGAAGCATTGAACGGAGCTAAAGATATTATTGCAGAGCGTATTTCCGATGAAGCAGACTATCGTATCTACATCCGTAACCTGACAACAAAGAACGGAAGTATTTCTTCCACAGCAAAGAATGCGGAAACTCAGTCTGTATATGAGATGTATTATGAATTCGAGGAGCCGGTCAGGAAACTGGCAGGACACCGTATTCTTGCGTTAAACCGTGGTGAGAAAGAGAAATTTATCACTGTTAAAGTAAATGCACCGGAGGAAGACATCCTTCGTTATTTGAATAAGAGAGTGATCAAAAAAGACAACCCGAATACAACTCCGATTCTGAAAGCAGTTGTAGAAGACAGTTACAAACGTCTGATCGGACCGGCTATCGAGCGAGAAATCCGCAGTGATCTTACTGATAAGGCAGAAGACGGCGCGATCCATGTATTCGGCAAGAATCTGGAACAGCTTCTGATGCAGCCTCCAATCGCAGGCAAAGTCGTACTTGGATGGGACCCTGCGTTCCGTACAGGCTGTAAGCTGGCAGTTGTAGATGCAACAGGTAAAGTTCTGGATACAACAGTTGTTTATCCCACAGCTCCGACTACTGAGAAAAAGATCCGTGCTGCCAAGGATACAGTGGAAGGTATGATCGAAAAATACGGTGTATCCCTTATTTCAGTAGGAAACGGTACAGCATGTCGTGAATCCGAGCAGGTGATCGTAGATATGCTCAAAGAAATCCCGGAAAAAAAGGTGCAGTATGTTATCACAAATGAGGCAGGAGCATCTGTGTATTCTGCAAGCAAACTGGCTACAGAGGAATTCCCGAACTTTGATGTAGGACAGAGAAGTGCGGCTTCCATTGCAAGACGTGTACAGGATCCGCTTGCAGAACTGGTTAAGATCGATCCGAAATCTATCGGTGTGGGTCAGTATCAGCATGATATGAACCAGAAGAAACTGGATGAAGCATTAAGCGGCGTTGTAGAAGACAGCGTAAATAAAGTTGGTGTAGATTTAAATACAGCATCTGCATCTCTGCTTGAGTATATTTCCGGTATCAGCAAAGCAATTGCCAAAAATATCGTAGCTTACAGAGAAGAGAACGGTCAGTTCACAGACAGAAAAGAACTTCTCAAAGTAGCGAAATTAGGACCGAAGGCATTTGAACAGTGTGCAGGTTTCATGCGTATTTCAGGTGGAAAGAATCCTCTGGATGCAACAAGTGTACATCCTGAGAGCTATGAAGCAGCATCTGCACTTCTTTCAAAACTTGGATATAAGCCAAATGATGTTGTGGCAGGAAATCTCCTTGGACTTTCCCTGCAGGTAAAAGACTATAAGAAGATGGCAGCAGAACTGGGAATCGGTGAGATCACACTTCGTGATATTGTAAAGGAACTGGAGAAACCGGCAAGAGATCCTCGTGATGACATGCCGAAACCGATCCTTCGTTCAGACGTTCTTGAAATGAAAGATCTGAAAGAAGGAATGGTGCTGAAGGGAACTGTCCGTAATGTTATTGATTTCGGTGCATTTGTAGATATCGGTGTACATCAGGACGGTCTGGTGCACATTTCCGAGATGACAGAGAGATTTATCAAACATCCTCTGGAAGCGGTGAGTGTAGGGGATATCGTAGATGTAAGAGTAATCGGAGTTGATATGAAGAAAAAACGTATCAGCTTATCCATGAAAGGATTAAATAAATAA
- a CDS encoding glutathione ABC transporter substrate-binding protein: MKMYKKVMAAALAGVMTVSMSATAFAADDDGYILKATNEDSKSSDNDLVIAIEGSVSSMDPANIPDTNAISATRGVYETLVSFDENQELTGKLAESWEVSDDSLTYTFKLRQGVKFQDGTDFNAAAVKANYDRVVNKDNNLRQRRTFIVTNEDGSETPRVDSIETPDDYTLVIKLTQAWAPFINRLTQFCIISPAALEEYGNDIMNHPCGTGPYVCTEWEEGDHTSFKRNDDYWGDKPGVDTVTIKEVPEAGARTAMLQTGEADFIYPTPSDQIEAIKGTDDVNILTTDSNIMRYVTLNMDLEQLSDVKVRQAMNYAIDKDAYIQLMYSGYGKPATSVVPSIIGGYEEQEAYTYDVDKAKELMKEAGYEDGFKLTLWGDNTTQEIKGMTFISQQLAQIGIEVDVQPMEPATVSDKIYVDKEDAEINMWYVNWSASDFTMDGSLRSLLYSTMCPPTSANTAYFNDADFDKDMDEGLATANEEEQAKYYSDAQKIAWEACPWLFLGNDQIIYSTKSYLSGVYVSPDGAFNFANATLAQ, from the coding sequence ATGAAAATGTACAAAAAAGTTATGGCAGCAGCTCTTGCAGGAGTAATGACAGTTTCCATGTCCGCTACAGCATTTGCAGCAGATGATGACGGCTATATTCTCAAAGCCACAAATGAAGATTCCAAATCATCCGACAATGATCTGGTGATCGCAATCGAAGGAAGCGTAAGCTCCATGGATCCGGCAAACATTCCGGATACAAACGCAATCTCTGCTACACGTGGTGTATACGAGACACTGGTTTCTTTTGATGAGAACCAGGAATTAACAGGCAAACTTGCTGAATCATGGGAAGTTTCCGATGACTCTCTTACTTATACTTTCAAACTTCGTCAGGGCGTTAAATTCCAGGACGGAACAGACTTCAATGCAGCAGCAGTTAAAGCAAACTACGATCGTGTAGTTAACAAAGACAACAACCTTCGTCAAAGAAGAACATTTATCGTAACTAACGAAGACGGATCTGAAACACCTCGTGTAGACAGCATTGAAACACCGGATGATTACACACTGGTTATCAAACTGACACAGGCATGGGCACCATTTATCAACCGTCTGACACAGTTCTGTATCATCAGCCCTGCAGCTCTTGAAGAGTATGGCAATGATATCATGAACCATCCATGCGGAACCGGCCCATATGTATGTACAGAATGGGAAGAGGGAGACCACACAAGCTTTAAGCGCAATGATGATTATTGGGGAGACAAACCGGGCGTTGACACTGTAACAATCAAAGAGGTTCCGGAAGCAGGTGCACGTACAGCTATGCTTCAGACAGGTGAAGCAGACTTCATCTATCCTACACCGTCTGACCAGATCGAAGCAATCAAAGGAACAGACGATGTAAATATCCTTACAACAGACTCTAACATCATGAGATATGTAACTCTGAACATGGATCTGGAACAGCTTTCTGATGTAAAAGTACGTCAGGCTATGAACTATGCGATTGACAAAGATGCATACATCCAGTTAATGTATTCCGGATACGGAAAACCGGCTACATCTGTAGTTCCATCTATCATCGGCGGATATGAAGAGCAGGAAGCTTACACATATGATGTAGACAAAGCAAAAGAACTTATGAAAGAAGCCGGATACGAAGACGGATTCAAACTTACTCTGTGGGGCGATAACACAACACAGGAAATCAAAGGTATGACATTTATTTCCCAGCAGCTTGCTCAGATCGGTATCGAAGTTGACGTTCAGCCAATGGAGCCTGCAACTGTAAGTGACAAGATTTATGTTGACAAAGAAGATGCCGAGATCAATATGTGGTATGTAAACTGGTCTGCATCTGACTTCACAATGGATGGTTCTTTACGTTCCCTGCTTTACAGCACAATGTGCCCTCCTACAAGTGCAAATACAGCATACTTCAACGATGCTGATTTTGATAAAGATATGGACGAAGGTCTTGCAACAGCTAACGAAGAAGAGCAGGCTAAATACTACAGCGATGCTCAGAAGATCGCATGGGAAGCATGCCCGTGGTTGTTCCTTGGCAATGACCAGATCATCTATTCTACAAAATCTTATCTGTCTGGCGTATATGTATCTCCGGATGGAGCATTTAACTTCGCAAATGCAACTTTAGCACAGTAG
- a CDS encoding DUF1294 domain-containing protein, with the protein MTSTNLLYIYVIIINIVTFFIYGLDKSRAKAGQWRIPEAQLIFLAVIGGSVGALAGMKVFHHKTRKPKFKTGVPAILIIQLIIYFLFLGNEGIILRL; encoded by the coding sequence ATGACATCTACAAATCTTCTATATATTTATGTGATTATCATTAATATAGTCACATTTTTTATCTATGGCTTGGATAAAAGCAGGGCAAAAGCCGGACAGTGGCGCATACCGGAAGCGCAGCTGATATTTCTGGCGGTGATCGGAGGGTCGGTGGGAGCTCTGGCCGGTATGAAGGTATTTCATCATAAAACAAGAAAGCCGAAATTTAAGACAGGAGTTCCGGCGATACTGATTATTCAACTAATTATTTATTTTCTGTTTTTGGGAAATGAGGGGATTATTCTGCGCTTATAG
- a CDS encoding M28 family metallopeptidase, giving the protein MNTNEISGKRQMEFLAEFDYIREAGTAGEEKAAKIIQETLNSFGVENHLEEFGFETFQVKKAKLTITEPYVKEYTVTGCGRCSNTDENGQNASFLYVENADEISLANARGKIVMVNDPVRKELYQKLANSGVAGFISIAGSPLDEGVDLTPRAYSLPKNLPGEEKKAAGKEAANYDNRIPGVSIHYKDAVELVTRGAAKACLSVEQETVARTSRNVVARIKGTDKAEEILTLTAHYDSVPEGPGAYDNMSGAAIIMELCRYFKEHRPRRTMEFVWFGAEEKGLLGSQNYIKEHESELQAHRFNMNVDLAGQLVGGTVVGVTGDASICNMIIYMAHETGIGMSTKNQIWGSDSNTFAWKGIPAMTLNRDGFGMHTRHDTIALLSDWSLERSAILLGYIADRLGNIEIFPFERKVPEEFIRQLDEYFG; this is encoded by the coding sequence ATGAACACAAATGAAATCAGTGGAAAACGTCAGATGGAGTTTCTGGCGGAGTTTGATTATATCAGGGAGGCGGGAACTGCAGGAGAGGAAAAAGCAGCAAAGATTATTCAGGAAACATTGAATAGTTTTGGTGTGGAGAATCATTTGGAAGAGTTTGGCTTTGAAACTTTTCAGGTAAAAAAAGCAAAGCTTACGATAACGGAACCATATGTAAAAGAATATACAGTAACCGGATGTGGAAGATGTTCCAATACAGATGAGAATGGACAGAATGCATCTTTTTTGTATGTGGAGAATGCTGATGAGATCAGCCTCGCAAATGCCAGAGGAAAAATCGTCATGGTAAATGATCCGGTAAGAAAGGAACTGTACCAGAAGTTGGCGAATTCAGGTGTGGCAGGCTTTATCAGCATTGCCGGTTCTCCGCTGGACGAGGGCGTGGATCTGACGCCGCGCGCATACAGTTTGCCGAAGAATCTGCCGGGTGAAGAGAAAAAAGCAGCCGGGAAAGAAGCGGCAAATTATGACAATAGAATTCCGGGTGTAAGCATTCATTATAAAGATGCTGTCGAATTAGTGACAAGAGGGGCGGCTAAGGCCTGCCTGTCTGTAGAACAGGAGACAGTGGCACGTACATCCCGAAATGTAGTGGCACGAATCAAAGGAACAGATAAAGCAGAGGAGATCCTGACTCTTACCGCACACTATGATTCCGTACCAGAGGGTCCTGGTGCTTACGATAACATGTCTGGTGCCGCGATCATCATGGAACTTTGCAGATATTTCAAAGAACACAGACCACGCAGAACAATGGAATTCGTATGGTTTGGTGCAGAAGAGAAAGGTCTGCTTGGAAGTCAGAACTATATTAAAGAACATGAGTCAGAATTGCAGGCTCATCGTTTCAATATGAATGTAGACCTTGCGGGACAGCTTGTGGGCGGAACGGTTGTAGGAGTGACAGGTGATGCGTCAATCTGCAATATGATCATATATATGGCTCATGAGACAGGAATCGGCATGTCTACAAAGAATCAGATCTGGGGAAGCGATTCTAACACCTTTGCGTGGAAAGGTATTCCGGCTATGACATTAAACAGGGATGGATTTGGCATGCATACACGTCATGATACCATTGCACTTCTGTCGGACTGGTCGTTGGAGAGAAGCGCGATCTTACTGGGATATATCGCGGACAGACTGGGAAACATCGAAATTTTTCCGTTTGAACGGAAAGTGCCGGAAGAGTTTATCAGACAGCTGGATGAATATTTTGGCTAA
- a CDS encoding LysR family transcriptional regulator — translation MILDYYRIFYYVAQYKSFSKAADVMGNNQPNITRCMNILENELGCKLFIRSNRGVQLTIEGERLFEHVSIAIEQLVSGENELLKDKGLESGLVNIGASEIALRLFLLNELEVFHHRYPHVKLRISNHSTPQAVQALENGLVDFAVVTTPVALKKPLQRIPLYSFREILIGGEEYAETASNKHCLQDLQDIPLIGIAPGSSTRELYTQYFMRHNLPFSPDMEVATTDQIFPMVQHNLGIGFFPEELAAEHIAQGKIVQIPIEEPLPERKICLIRNVKRPQSIAARSLEEHLTSHRETE, via the coding sequence ATGATTCTTGATTATTATCGTATTTTTTACTATGTTGCCCAGTATAAGAGTTTTTCCAAAGCAGCCGACGTTATGGGAAACAATCAGCCTAACATTACCCGGTGTATGAATATTCTGGAGAATGAGCTGGGATGTAAACTTTTTATCCGTTCCAATCGCGGAGTACAGCTGACCATTGAAGGAGAAAGACTTTTTGAACATGTATCAATTGCAATAGAACAGCTTGTATCAGGAGAAAATGAACTTCTCAAAGATAAAGGTCTGGAAAGCGGACTTGTAAATATTGGTGCCAGTGAAATCGCACTGCGTTTATTCCTGCTGAACGAACTGGAAGTCTTTCATCACCGTTATCCACATGTAAAGCTGAGAATCTCTAATCATTCCACACCACAGGCAGTTCAGGCACTGGAAAACGGTCTGGTAGACTTTGCAGTAGTTACCACACCTGTCGCCCTGAAAAAACCACTTCAGAGAATTCCCCTCTATTCTTTCCGCGAGATCCTTATAGGTGGAGAGGAATATGCGGAAACAGCTTCCAACAAACACTGTCTTCAGGATCTGCAGGATATCCCTCTGATCGGGATTGCTCCCGGAAGCAGTACAAGAGAATTATATACACAGTATTTTATGCGCCATAACCTTCCCTTCTCACCTGATATGGAAGTGGCAACTACTGACCAGATCTTCCCTATGGTGCAGCACAACCTGGGAATCGGATTCTTCCCTGAAGAGCTTGCTGCTGAACATATTGCTCAGGGGAAAATCGTCCAGATTCCCATTGAAGAGCCTCTTCCTGAACGAAAGATCTGTCTGATCCGCAATGTAAAAAGGCCACAGAGCATTGCAGCACGCAGCCTTGAAGAACACCTCACATCACACCGGGAAACAGAATAA